One window from the genome of Jeotgalibaca sp. MA1X17-3 encodes:
- a CDS encoding MarR family winged helix-turn-helix transcriptional regulator, whose protein sequence is MNNLATSMKMSNGNTSTLCKKLEKQGWIVRERRLDDERYISLSLSKKGREAIHSLNEYLHAHYEPFLDEVDEETISHIHLGLKELKKVIELINLEQRKEESQDAKRTKE, encoded by the coding sequence TTGAACAATCTAGCAACTTCCATGAAAATGAGTAATGGAAATACCTCTACACTCTGCAAGAAATTAGAAAAACAAGGATGGATCGTGCGAGAAAGACGTCTTGATGACGAACGTTACATTTCCTTAAGTCTTTCCAAAAAAGGAAGAGAAGCGATTCATTCTCTGAATGAATATTTGCATGCTCACTATGAGCCATTTCTTGATGAAGTAGATGAGGAGACTATTTCTCACATTCATCTGGGGCTAAAAGAACTAAAGAAAGTTATAGAATTAATTAATTTGGAACAACGAAAGGAAGAAAGTCAGGATGCCAAAAGAACAAAAGAATAA
- the ftsH gene encoding ATP-dependent zinc metalloprotease FtsH, with protein MYYLLISFAVVMVWDAIISPILTKETIEEVPYSQFISEVDKGNVTEVKMLSNEITFVVRDESDEATIYNTGLIDDPNLVDRLEEANVVFASEIPTEVSPITSFLFSWVLMIGIFWLLGSFLSKQMAKRMGGGGAGGALSFGDSKAKVYVKAGDSKRFGDVAGQDEAKEALSEVVDYLHQPEKYKEIGAKNPKGVLLVGPPGTGKTLLAKAVAGEADVPFFSISGSEFVEMFVGRGAAKVRDLFKQANEKAPCIVFIDEIDTIGKKRDSGGFSGNDEREQTLNQLLAEMDGFEANKGVVILAATNRPESLDAALLRPGRFDRRVPVELPDLAGREAILRVHAQNYKMDSSNIDYNTIARATSGASGAELANIINEAALRAVRENHKEVKQEDLEESVETVIAGYQRKNAVISPKEKEIVSYHEVGHALVAALQTESAPVHKITIIPRTSGALGYTMQIEEGEKSLMSRNELYNKLVTLAGGRAAEEIIFGAQSTGASNDIEQMTKIARAMITRYGMSDTFGMMQIETQTNQYLGGDSTMNVSSGTAERVDQEVMELLRTAHEKAGTILSENLNKLHELSHHLLVKESISGQEFMNILNEA; from the coding sequence ATTTATTATTTATTAATCAGTTTCGCAGTTGTAATGGTGTGGGATGCAATTATTTCACCGATTCTAACAAAAGAAACGATAGAAGAAGTTCCTTACAGTCAATTTATCAGCGAGGTTGATAAAGGAAATGTAACAGAAGTTAAAATGCTCTCAAATGAAATTACCTTTGTTGTAAGAGATGAATCTGATGAAGCAACTATTTATAATACAGGGCTCATAGATGATCCTAACTTGGTAGATCGTCTGGAAGAAGCAAATGTTGTTTTTGCTAGTGAAATCCCTACTGAAGTTTCACCTATTACCAGTTTCCTTTTCTCTTGGGTATTAATGATTGGTATTTTCTGGCTGCTAGGTTCGTTTCTTTCTAAACAAATGGCGAAACGAATGGGCGGTGGCGGTGCTGGAGGAGCTCTTTCTTTTGGAGACTCTAAAGCAAAAGTGTATGTAAAAGCTGGCGATTCTAAACGTTTTGGTGACGTTGCTGGACAAGACGAAGCAAAAGAAGCTTTATCTGAAGTAGTTGATTATTTACATCAACCAGAAAAATATAAAGAGATTGGTGCAAAAAATCCAAAAGGTGTTCTATTAGTAGGACCTCCTGGGACAGGGAAAACGTTGCTTGCCAAAGCTGTTGCTGGTGAAGCGGATGTGCCATTCTTTAGTATTTCCGGTTCAGAGTTTGTGGAAATGTTCGTTGGTCGCGGTGCTGCTAAGGTACGTGATTTATTTAAACAAGCAAATGAAAAAGCTCCTTGTATTGTCTTTATTGATGAGATTGATACGATTGGTAAAAAAAGAGATAGTGGTGGATTCTCTGGAAATGACGAGAGAGAACAAACCTTGAATCAACTATTGGCAGAAATGGATGGATTTGAAGCAAACAAAGGCGTAGTCATTTTAGCTGCAACCAACCGTCCTGAATCTTTAGATGCTGCTCTCTTACGACCAGGTCGTTTTGACCGTCGTGTACCGGTGGAACTTCCAGACTTGGCTGGCCGCGAAGCTATTTTACGTGTACATGCTCAAAACTATAAAATGGATTCAAGTAACATTGACTACAATACGATTGCTCGCGCAACTAGTGGTGCATCCGGTGCTGAGTTAGCAAATATCATCAATGAAGCTGCTTTACGAGCCGTACGTGAGAATCATAAAGAAGTAAAACAGGAAGATTTAGAAGAATCTGTAGAAACAGTTATTGCTGGATATCAACGTAAAAATGCGGTTATATCACCAAAAGAAAAAGAAATTGTTTCGTATCATGAGGTGGGTCACGCATTAGTAGCCGCACTTCAAACAGAATCTGCACCTGTTCATAAGATAACCATTATCCCCCGCACTTCTGGTGCCTTAGGATATACGATGCAAATCGAAGAAGGCGAAAAATCATTGATGAGCCGAAACGAATTGTATAATAAATTGGTTACACTAGCTGGTGGACGTGCTGCGGAAGAAATTATTTTCGGAGCCCAGTCAACTGGAGCTTCTAATGATATCGAACAAATGACTAAAATTGCTCGTGCGATGATTACTCGTTACGGAATGAGTGATACATTCGGTATGATGCAAATTGAAACACAAACCAATCAATATTTAGGTGGCGACTCAACGATGAACGTTTCGTCAGGAACTGCTGAACGAGTGGATCAAGAAGTAATGGAACTTCTTCGCACTGCTCATGAAAAAGCAGGAACTATTCTAAGTGAAAACTTAAATAAATTACATGAACTTTCTCATCATTTACTTGTTAAAGAATCTATTTCTGGGCAAGAATTCATGAATATCCTAAACGAAGCTTAA
- a CDS encoding histidine phosphatase family protein gives MLGELILIRHGDAEKRTTDKPDSERRLTDKGKEEFKVFTKTLYPFLKEKSHLKIWTSPLIRAKETAEILMNTLDCSEIEEKRFLASGNFEEFLKQLQAEKDDFTLICIGHEPYTGFWTKELTGINVNFEKGTAARIIFDDSEDGLGKLDWKLTPKSK, from the coding sequence ATGTTAGGTGAATTGATTCTGATTCGTCATGGGGATGCAGAAAAAAGAACGACTGATAAACCGGATTCTGAACGAAGACTGACTGACAAAGGAAAGGAAGAATTCAAAGTATTTACAAAAACCTTGTATCCATTTTTAAAAGAAAAATCTCATCTGAAAATATGGACGAGCCCTTTAATACGGGCAAAGGAAACCGCTGAAATTTTAATGAATACTCTTGATTGCTCAGAAATAGAAGAAAAAAGGTTTCTTGCTAGTGGAAACTTTGAAGAGTTTTTGAAACAACTACAAGCAGAAAAAGATGATTTTACCCTTATCTGTATAGGGCACGAACCTTATACAGGTTTTTGGACAAAAGAATTAACGGGGATTAATGTTAATTTTGAGAAAGGAACTGCGGCTCGGATTATTTTTGATGATTCGGAAGATGGTCTGGGGAAATTAGATTGGAAACTAACACCGAAGTCCAAATAA
- a CDS encoding MATE family efflux transporter has translation MLGSKKKFEFKNPVNNEILNIAWPVLIELILGSVFGMIDMMMLGNIANPDYAASAVASVGVTNQPLFLGLAVVQALNVGGTAIVARYYGAGKKSKMENVTKHVMIISMILSLPIAVFGFIYAGKIMAFMGAEQHTIDIGINYFRIICISYLFQSYNFSITGSLRGIGETKVPMHINIRVNFLNVIGNAILIYGLLGFPTLGVVGAAVSTAFANLIASIFMTRYLMSGKSELLFSFKNKFKFSKRTMRNLVTIGLPSALEQVVLRTGIILFVQVVSGLGTVVFAAHQIGTNILSLSFVIGQSFGIAASSLVGKSLGARDSDAAQRYAHQASKMGSASGFIIGILMFVGAPFLVGLYSSDPAIIENGAIALRMAAVMQPFQANQLIVAGSLRGAGDTRFPLISTFIGILGVRVILANVFIKVFALGLMGAWLAVIIDQFVRWVMIQWRFRSGKWKHVQFV, from the coding sequence ATGTTGGGGAGTAAGAAAAAGTTTGAGTTCAAGAATCCTGTAAATAATGAAATTTTAAATATTGCATGGCCTGTTTTAATCGAATTAATTCTAGGCTCTGTTTTTGGAATGATTGATATGATGATGTTAGGGAATATCGCCAATCCAGATTATGCGGCTTCTGCGGTTGCTTCAGTTGGAGTTACCAATCAACCTCTCTTTCTAGGATTAGCCGTTGTACAAGCCTTAAATGTTGGAGGAACAGCAATCGTAGCGAGGTACTATGGTGCTGGTAAAAAAAGCAAAATGGAAAATGTTACGAAACATGTAATGATTATCAGTATGATCCTCTCCTTACCAATTGCCGTTTTCGGATTTATCTATGCAGGGAAAATTATGGCATTTATGGGTGCCGAACAACACACCATTGATATAGGAATTAATTACTTCCGAATCATTTGTATTAGTTACTTATTCCAATCTTATAACTTTAGTATTACGGGATCTCTTCGTGGAATTGGAGAAACCAAAGTACCGATGCACATCAATATACGAGTGAACTTTCTCAACGTAATTGGAAATGCTATTTTAATTTACGGTCTACTAGGTTTTCCTACTTTAGGCGTAGTAGGAGCAGCTGTTTCAACAGCATTTGCGAACCTAATCGCTAGTATCTTTATGACACGCTACTTAATGTCTGGGAAGAGCGAATTACTTTTCTCCTTTAAAAATAAATTTAAGTTTTCTAAACGCACAATGAGAAATCTGGTTACCATTGGATTACCTTCTGCATTGGAACAAGTAGTCTTACGAACAGGAATCATCTTATTTGTACAAGTCGTATCAGGATTAGGAACGGTTGTTTTTGCGGCTCACCAAATTGGTACAAATATCTTGTCGCTTTCTTTCGTAATTGGTCAGTCATTTGGTATTGCCGCTTCTTCATTAGTAGGGAAGTCTCTCGGAGCTAGAGATTCTGATGCGGCACAAAGGTATGCCCATCAAGCTTCCAAGATGGGAAGTGCGTCCGGTTTTATTATTGGAATCCTGATGTTTGTCGGTGCACCATTTCTAGTAGGGCTCTACTCCAGTGATCCAGCCATTATCGAGAACGGAGCGATCGCTCTTCGCATGGCAGCAGTGATGCAACCCTTTCAAGCGAATCAACTTATTGTAGCTGGATCGCTACGCGGTGCCGGGGATACACGTTTCCCACTAATCTCCACCTTTATCGGGATTTTAGGAGTAAGGGTAATCTTAGCAAATGTCTTTATCAAAGTGTTTGCTCTAGGCTTAATGGGTGCTTGGCTTGCTGTGATCATTGACCAATTTGTTCGCTGGGTGATGATTCAATGGCGCTTCCGTTCAGGAAAATGGAAACATGTACAATTTGTTTAA
- a CDS encoding aminopeptidase, with protein MPGITEEMLEEGAITANPTEIVVLTEKYTSKLNAASTVKVEKAGYSLNFSIEQRQGISSTGIFRNKGDSGNIPSGESYIAPVEDSANGQLLVDGSIAGLGKVKEPILLTIKQGRLMEATGELGKKLLEMLGEGNGRTIAEFGIGTNPAARITGIVLEDEKVFSTIHIAFGSNKPFGGVTEAGVHIDCVVTEPIVFLDGKRIELVK; from the coding sequence ATGCCAGGAATTACGGAAGAAATGCTAGAGGAAGGTGCCATTACTGCTAATCCTACAGAAATAGTAGTATTAACAGAAAAGTATACTTCTAAGTTGAATGCAGCTTCTACTGTAAAGGTTGAAAAAGCAGGGTATTCACTTAATTTTTCTATTGAACAGCGACAGGGGATTTCTAGTACGGGTATTTTCCGTAATAAAGGAGATTCCGGTAATATTCCTTCTGGGGAAAGTTACATTGCTCCCGTTGAAGACTCTGCTAATGGACAGTTACTAGTTGATGGGTCGATTGCAGGATTAGGAAAGGTAAAAGAACCCATTTTATTGACTATTAAACAAGGTCGGCTAATGGAAGCAACAGGAGAGTTAGGAAAGAAACTGTTGGAAATGCTAGGTGAAGGGAACGGCCGTACCATTGCAGAATTCGGAATCGGAACCAACCCTGCTGCTCGAATTACAGGAATAGTATTAGAAGATGAGAAAGTTTTTTCGACGATTCATATTGCTTTTGGAAGCAACAAACCTTTCGGTGGAGTAACTGAAGCGGGAGTTCATATCGATTGTGTTGTTACTGAACCAATCGTTTTCTTAGATGGAAAACGAATTGAATTAGTGAAATAA
- a CDS encoding IclR family transcriptional regulator codes for MLKTVNLAAQVLMMFTQENNKWSGKDLATAMEQNYATIYRILKTLSKQELLNFDSVTKEYSLGLAVWQLGQTMYDSLNLEELVRPSLLKLKKETDESVFFTIRRGGNGVTLMVEEPLYKIKYAAEIGLSVPLFPGASYRAILAYQSEYFVDELIAEGLPQYTPHTLTDPDLLKKELTKIRLEGYAKSEGEYTSDVVALAVPIRDAENKVNCSVTLSGPTYRLKKANQNKMILQLKETALDIERILRNTSYKFY; via the coding sequence ATGTTGAAAACAGTTAATTTAGCGGCTCAAGTATTAATGATGTTTACTCAAGAGAATAATAAGTGGTCAGGAAAAGATTTGGCTACAGCTATGGAACAAAATTATGCTACGATTTATCGGATTTTAAAAACCTTATCTAAGCAGGAATTATTAAATTTTGATTCTGTTACCAAAGAGTACTCGTTAGGTCTAGCTGTCTGGCAGCTGGGTCAGACCATGTATGATTCGTTAAATTTAGAAGAATTGGTTCGTCCTTCCTTGTTGAAATTGAAAAAAGAAACGGATGAGTCTGTCTTTTTTACAATTCGACGAGGAGGTAATGGTGTTACTTTAATGGTAGAAGAGCCTCTTTATAAAATAAAGTATGCGGCTGAGATTGGTTTGAGTGTCCCATTGTTTCCTGGGGCCTCTTATCGGGCAATCCTAGCTTATCAATCAGAATACTTTGTTGATGAACTAATTGCTGAGGGGTTACCACAGTACACTCCTCATACACTGACAGATCCAGATTTACTTAAAAAAGAATTAACCAAAATACGCTTAGAAGGATATGCTAAGAGTGAAGGAGAATATACATCGGATGTTGTAGCATTAGCTGTTCCGATTCGAGATGCTGAGAATAAAGTGAATTGCTCTGTCACACTTTCAGGACCAACTTATCGATTGAAAAAAGCCAATCAAAACAAAATGATTCTCCAATTAAAGGAAACTGCCTTAGATATTGAACGTATTTTACGTAATACATCGTACAAGTTTTATTAA
- a CDS encoding M20 family metallopeptidase, which produces MSKTTKEALKQQVVQAVEEKKEELLELCSQLIQINSENPPGDSTEISDFIINYLKEYGIDTEVHEAAEKQFNLISRYGNSQGKKLIYCGHTDVVPAGNLDKWDFDPFSGEIKDGFLLGRGASDMKAGLGGLMFATAMMKHLNIDLPGEVVLAIVPDEETGGENGVPWLLEKGLIKGDGCLIAEPSSKFNPTLGQKGSYWFSLEVFGEPGHGSLSPLIGNNAIVDMMRAIERIQTVFDIEIDVPPEAEELIEISKRYMREVETEKEAFQEILGRVSCNIGVIEGGTKANVVPESCKVEIDCRLPFGITEDEVTEYITSELDKLDIQYEMIRFGIKSAANYTSPSDPICKAIVNNIQEISGHESYGVMQWASSDARHFRDYDIPVLQYGPAFLSTIHGYNERVEVEKIILATKVYAAAIIDYLYE; this is translated from the coding sequence ATGAGCAAAACAACTAAAGAAGCTTTGAAACAGCAAGTCGTCCAGGCAGTAGAAGAAAAGAAGGAGGAACTGTTGGAGCTTTGTTCTCAATTGATTCAAATCAACAGTGAAAATCCTCCTGGTGATTCCACGGAAATATCTGATTTCATTATAAATTATTTGAAAGAATACGGAATCGACACAGAAGTGCATGAAGCTGCAGAAAAACAATTCAACTTGATTTCTCGTTATGGGAATTCACAAGGCAAGAAGTTAATCTATTGTGGACACACAGATGTTGTACCAGCAGGAAATTTAGATAAATGGGATTTTGACCCTTTTAGTGGCGAAATCAAAGATGGCTTTCTCTTAGGACGTGGTGCATCGGATATGAAAGCGGGTCTAGGTGGATTAATGTTTGCAACCGCAATGATGAAACACCTGAATATTGATTTGCCAGGTGAAGTTGTTTTGGCAATCGTGCCAGACGAAGAAACGGGCGGTGAAAACGGTGTTCCTTGGTTGCTTGAAAAGGGACTCATAAAAGGAGATGGCTGTCTAATCGCAGAACCTTCTTCTAAATTCAATCCCACTTTAGGTCAAAAGGGCTCTTACTGGTTTTCTTTAGAGGTTTTTGGTGAACCAGGACACGGTAGTTTGTCTCCACTTATTGGGAATAACGCTATAGTCGATATGATGCGAGCAATTGAACGAATCCAAACGGTCTTTGATATCGAAATTGATGTCCCTCCTGAAGCTGAAGAGCTAATTGAAATATCGAAACGCTATATGCGAGAAGTAGAAACAGAAAAAGAAGCCTTCCAAGAAATTCTAGGTCGTGTTTCCTGTAATATTGGTGTAATTGAAGGTGGAACAAAAGCAAATGTAGTACCGGAATCATGTAAAGTAGAAATCGACTGCCGTCTTCCTTTTGGAATTACAGAAGATGAAGTGACGGAATACATTACTTCAGAACTAGATAAATTAGATATCCAGTATGAAATGATCCGGTTTGGTATTAAGAGCGCAGCGAACTATACGTCTCCTTCCGATCCAATCTGTAAAGCAATCGTTAATAATATTCAAGAAATATCCGGACATGAATCCTATGGTGTGATGCAATGGGCTTCCAGCGATGCAAGACATTTCAGAGACTATGATATACCTGTATTACAATATGGACCTGCTTTTTTATCTACGATTCATGGTTATAATGAACGAGTAGAAGTAGAAAAAATCATTCTAGCTACTAAAGTATATGCTGCTGCTATTATTGACTATTTATATGAATAA
- a CDS encoding DUF1177 domain-containing protein — protein sequence MSLKYVMEAYELLDDKKISGEEVKQFLESISNEEEIDVETVYGEKGSTDFIKIQIRGSNGKQSDGDAPTLGIIGRLGGIGARPEVLGFVSDGDGALAAIATAAKLLNMTKKGDRLPGDVIISTHICPTAPTQPHHPVPFMGSPVDILTMNEYEASDEMDAVLTIDTTKGNVVTNHRGFAITPTVKEGYILRMSNDLLDIYQQTTGTLPVTMPITMQDITPYGNGLFHINSIMQPCVAVNAPVVGVAITTEVAVAGSASGASHLIDIEGVVRYGIEVAKRFGEKNCDFYDEAEFKKIQELYGSMKHFQTLGKKGAVKNEQNN from the coding sequence ATGTCATTAAAATACGTAATGGAAGCATATGAATTGTTGGATGATAAAAAGATTTCAGGGGAAGAGGTTAAACAGTTCCTGGAATCAATCTCGAATGAAGAAGAAATTGACGTAGAAACAGTATACGGAGAAAAGGGAAGTACTGATTTCATCAAGATTCAAATCAGAGGAAGTAATGGAAAACAAAGTGACGGAGATGCTCCCACGTTAGGAATTATAGGTCGTTTGGGTGGAATTGGTGCGCGTCCTGAAGTGTTGGGATTTGTTTCCGACGGAGACGGTGCATTAGCTGCAATTGCAACCGCAGCTAAATTATTAAACATGACAAAGAAAGGGGATCGTTTGCCAGGCGATGTTATTATTAGTACCCACATTTGTCCAACTGCTCCTACACAGCCACATCATCCTGTTCCATTTATGGGTTCTCCTGTTGATATTTTAACGATGAATGAATATGAAGCTTCAGATGAAATGGATGCAGTGCTTACAATCGATACAACGAAGGGAAATGTTGTTACCAATCATCGTGGTTTCGCTATTACTCCAACCGTCAAAGAAGGATATATTTTACGAATGAGTAATGACCTACTAGATATTTACCAACAGACAACTGGTACTCTACCGGTGACTATGCCGATTACGATGCAAGATATCACTCCATATGGAAATGGTCTTTTCCATATTAATAGCATCATGCAGCCATGTGTAGCAGTAAATGCACCAGTTGTCGGTGTAGCAATTACTACGGAAGTAGCAGTAGCAGGTTCGGCATCTGGTGCAAGCCACTTGATTGATATCGAAGGAGTTGTGCGATATGGAATCGAAGTTGCTAAACGTTTTGGCGAAAAGAACTGTGACTTTTACGATGAAGCTGAATTTAAGAAAATTCAAGAATTATATGGATCTATGAAGCATTTTCAAACATTAGGAAAAAAGGGGGCAGTTAAAAATGAGCAAAACAACTAA
- a CDS encoding ABC transporter ATP-binding protein has product MEEEKIISVRHLKKYYPIPKALPFQREREYVKAVDDISFDLYKGETLGIVGESGSGKSTIARLVNRLIKPTEGEIYFRDQEITTTSKEEMKGFRRAIQMVFQSPYGTLDPRKTIGYSLMEPYIIHQIGSREERLKNVHRLLEMVDLPASSANKYPHEFSGGQLQRINISRAVALQPEILICDESVSALDVSVQAQILNLLNQLQEEMGLSYLFISHDLNVVRYMCDRIIVMNQGKIIEMGPSKEVYNQPQTEYTKSLLQAIPISSPYERMG; this is encoded by the coding sequence ATGGAGGAAGAAAAAATAATCAGTGTTCGTCATTTAAAAAAATACTACCCTATCCCTAAGGCGCTCCCTTTTCAACGAGAGAGAGAATACGTGAAGGCTGTAGACGATATAAGTTTTGATTTATACAAAGGGGAAACGTTGGGAATAGTCGGGGAGTCTGGGAGTGGAAAATCGACGATTGCTCGCCTTGTAAACCGTCTGATTAAACCGACGGAAGGGGAAATTTATTTCCGTGACCAAGAAATTACTACAACTTCAAAAGAAGAGATGAAGGGGTTTCGCCGAGCTATTCAAATGGTTTTTCAAAGTCCTTATGGCACATTGGATCCACGAAAGACAATCGGCTATTCTTTGATGGAACCTTATATCATTCATCAAATCGGGTCCCGTGAAGAACGCCTTAAAAATGTACATCGCTTATTAGAAATGGTCGACCTACCTGCTTCTTCAGCAAACAAATACCCACACGAATTTTCTGGTGGACAGCTTCAGAGAATCAACATTTCTCGAGCGGTGGCGTTACAGCCTGAGATACTTATTTGTGATGAATCCGTATCAGCTTTAGATGTATCGGTGCAAGCTCAAATTTTAAATTTATTAAACCAGTTGCAAGAAGAAATGGGACTATCCTATCTTTTTATTTCTCATGACTTAAATGTTGTGCGTTACATGTGTGACCGAATCATCGTAATGAATCAAGGGAAAATAATAGAAATGGGTCCATCAAAAGAAGTATATAATCAGCCACAAACCGAGTATACCAAGAGTCTTCTTCAGGCTATTCCCATTAGTAGTCCATATGAGCGAATGGGATAA
- a CDS encoding ABC transporter ATP-binding protein: protein MIFQDPLTTLNPVYTVENQIVETIRAHNSISKKEARELALEMLERVGIQDPVRKIKMYPHEFSGGMRQRVMIAIALACKPKLLIADEPTTALDVTIQAQILSLLKELQKTSGTSIIMITHDLGVIWETCDRVIVMFKGHVVESGTTKQIYDNPVHPYTKGLLRSQINQGTIHDEELPTIPYGAFVKDMQQEEQLAMNEVEEGHYVAKFTLDEPVQI, encoded by the coding sequence ATGATTTTCCAAGATCCATTGACTACTCTCAATCCAGTTTATACAGTTGAAAATCAAATTGTGGAAACAATTCGTGCACATAATTCTATATCCAAAAAAGAAGCTAGAGAATTAGCCTTGGAAATGTTGGAAAGAGTAGGTATTCAAGATCCGGTTCGTAAAATCAAGATGTATCCACATGAATTTTCAGGAGGGATGCGGCAACGGGTAATGATTGCTATCGCATTAGCTTGTAAGCCCAAATTACTGATTGCAGATGAACCAACTACTGCTTTAGATGTAACCATCCAAGCTCAAATCTTGAGTTTATTGAAAGAACTACAGAAAACCAGTGGTACGTCCATAATTATGATTACCCATGATTTGGGTGTCATTTGGGAAACGTGTGACCGTGTAATAGTCATGTTTAAAGGACATGTAGTAGAAAGTGGAACGACCAAACAAATTTATGATAATCCCGTTCATCCTTACACGAAAGGTCTATTGCGTTCACAAATTAACCAAGGAACCATACATGATGAAGAACTGCCCACCATTCCATATGGAGCATTTGTTAAAGATATGCAACAAGAAGAACAGTTGGCAATGAATGAAGTAGAAGAAGGACATTACGTAGCAAAATTTACTTTGGATGAACCAGTCCAAATATAA
- a CDS encoding ATP-binding cassette domain-containing protein — translation MDELLKIKNLHVTFQSSSKVNFHAIKGIDITIGKNETVGIVGESGSGKSVTATSVMGLLPKRTIVTAEEMSFEGKDLLGFTQKNSRKSVEMISQ, via the coding sequence ATGGATGAATTATTAAAAATAAAAAACCTTCACGTGACCTTTCAAAGTAGTTCCAAAGTAAACTTTCACGCCATCAAGGGAATTGATATTACTATTGGGAAAAATGAAACAGTTGGAATTGTAGGGGAGTCTGGCTCTGGAAAAAGTGTTACAGCAACTTCTGTGATGGGATTACTACCGAAGAGAACTATTGTGACAGCAGAGGAAATGAGCTTTGAAGGAAAGGATTTACTTGGGTTTACACAAAAGAATTCCAGAAAATCCGTGGAAATGATATCTCAATGA
- a CDS encoding ABC transporter permease — protein MEKAIVENGLGETKPGFFKKLIKNKLAVFGLIIIVIVILVALFAPWIATHEPNRIQITETFIKPGAMGHILGTDSFGRDLFSRIVYGARISIVVSLGAVVVGGLIGTVLGLIAGYFGGAIDTFITRLVDGFSAFPFILLAIFLMTILGQGLWNVIFAIGVGNIPGFTRIVRGQVLNVKGEEYIEVQRSLGAGHWHILFQHILPNSMAPLVVHGTMSIAGAIISEASLSFLGLGVQPPTASWGSILKDGKDFLFLNPEIATFSGLAILITVLGINTLGDGIRDALDPKLND, from the coding sequence ATGGAAAAAGCAATCGTTGAAAATGGATTGGGCGAAACAAAACCAGGTTTTTTCAAAAAACTCATAAAAAACAAGCTTGCTGTCTTCGGTTTAATTATTATTGTAATAGTCATATTAGTAGCGCTATTTGCTCCATGGATTGCAACACATGAGCCTAATCGAATCCAAATCACAGAAACTTTTATAAAGCCAGGAGCTATGGGACATATTTTAGGAACAGATAGTTTTGGAAGAGATTTATTCAGTAGAATCGTTTATGGTGCTCGTATCTCTATAGTTGTCAGCTTAGGCGCTGTAGTTGTAGGTGGCCTAATTGGTACAGTTCTAGGTTTAATTGCTGGTTATTTTGGGGGGGCAATTGATACCTTTATAACGCGTTTAGTAGATGGCTTCTCTGCTTTTCCATTCATACTACTGGCTATTTTTTTAATGACGATACTAGGTCAAGGCTTATGGAATGTTATTTTTGCCATTGGTGTAGGAAATATCCCTGGATTCACGAGAATTGTTCGTGGACAAGTACTTAATGTAAAGGGAGAGGAGTATATTGAGGTCCAACGTTCACTAGGAGCAGGACACTGGCATATTCTTTTTCAACATATATTACCGAATAGCATGGCACCATTGGTCGTTCATGGCACGATGAGTATTGCAGGTGCAATTATTTCGGAAGCCTCTTTAAGTTTCTTGGGCCTCGGTGTACAACCTCCCACTGCTTCTTGGGGATCCATTCTAAAAGATGGAAAGGATTTTCTTTTCTTGAATCCTGAAATTGCTACTTTTTCTGGACTTGCAATCTTGATTACTGTTCTAGGTATAAATACCCTGGGTGATGGAATCCGCGATGCATTGGATCCAAAATTGAATGATTAA